The proteins below are encoded in one region of Chiloscyllium punctatum isolate Juve2018m chromosome 9, sChiPun1.3, whole genome shotgun sequence:
- the LOC140481660 gene encoding putative methyltransferase-like protein 21E → MSNSVKTSINKEKAEDEDISSEIMKRRWVPSIFKSTSWECFQFAGHEIKITETTDCYGAYVWPSALVLCYYLEHSQNENNLIDKNVIEIGAGTGLVSIVAGLLGSHVVATDLPHLLGNLQFNISRNTKMRSKYQPQVRELSWGVDLENKFPRSACQFDYIMAADVVYSHPYLDELLMTFDHLCQDNTIILWTMRFRLDEDNDFVEKFQCIFDTEVIYDLPSLQIKLYKAKRKVLQTCKTI, encoded by the exons ATGAGCAATTCAGTGAAGACCAGCATTAATAAAG AAAAAGCTGAAGATGAAGATATATCATCGGAAATTATGAAAAGGCGATGGGTGCCAAGTATCTTTAAAAGCACctcttgggaatgctttcaattTGCAGGACATGAGATCAAAATCACAGAAACTACTGATTGCTATGGTGCATATGTATGGCCTTCG GCCCTGGTATTGTGCTATTACCTGGAACACAGTCAGAATGAGAATAATCTTATTGATAAAAATGTAATTGAaattggagcaggaacaggattgGTATCAATTGTTGCTGGTTTACTTG GCTCCCATGTGGTTGCTACCGATCTGCCTCATTTACTGGGAAATCTACAGTTCAATATATCACGAAATACAAAAATGAGAAGTAAATATCAGCCACAAGTCAGAGAACTTAGCTGGGGAGTAGATTTGGAAAATAAATTCCCCAGAAGTGCTTGTCAATTTGATTATATAATGGCTGCCGATGTGGTCTACAGTCACCCATACTTGGATGAACTTCTAATGACATTTGATCACTTATGTCAAGATAATACCATCATTTTGTGGACAATGAGATTTAGACTTGACGAAGATAATGATTTTGTGGAAAAGTTCCAGTGTATATTTGATACTGAAGTTATATATGATCTCCCAAGTTTACAGATAAAGTTGTATAAAGCAAAAAGAAAAGTTTTGCAAACTTGTAAAACAATATAG